The Aedes albopictus strain Foshan chromosome 2, AalbF5, whole genome shotgun sequence region TACTTACATCTTCAATGCGCCTCCTTCGTTTGGATACCGTATGCGGTGGATCGGTATGGCTCTCAATGTGGCGCACCCATTCGGCGGGCACGGTAAACGTTTCGCTGCACAACTCACACGTCAACGGAGAGTAGATTTGTTCCTGGcttcggctactttcagcgacATTTCCAGTTTCGTTTATTTCCACTTTAACCATCGGCATATCTGTTTTATCCATACTGATCTCATCCGCGTTCACGTCTGACCACTCGATGGGTTCCTCCTTCACGTTGAGGAAGTTAAGTTCTTCCGGCATCGTCTGGGGTCCGCCGGTACCAATACTGTGTGAGGTTCCTGCACTAGCcgatgacgacgaagacgacggttTGACGATAGAAATTCTAGTAGAGCTGGGAATACGACGTGTGTGCTCATTGTGAATTCTACCGCTTCTTTCGCCTGGATCAATGGCAACATTCTTGTTCACATTGATCGTCGGCGCGGATGAACTCGCGGGCACTTGAGCTGTTTGACTTTTTGTCATATTAGTAGTAACTATGACCGGGCTGTCGTGTGCCGTTGCAGGATTTTGCGCAACTCGCAGCTCTTGTAAAGGAATACGATCCACCGACATACGTTCCGGTCGAGGACGGGCTGCGGGACTGTCTTTGGGTGCTTGCTGATCACCATTTGTCGTCGCTTCGGCTTGATTCCGCCAGAGACCGCGAATCTTTAGGATTTCTCCACCTCGTAGCACTTCGTTCAGAATGTCCACGGATACAGTTGATTCTCCTGTGTACATATACTGTACTAGGGTTTGAATGGCCCGTTTGGTTAGTTCAGGTGGAAGTACAATATACATCATTGCATTCGCAGGAACAGTGCTTTTATCGAAAATGTTggaaaaatactaaaaaataGAGGAAATAGAGAAGTaagtttaatgaaaatgaaactaTTCTCATGAAAACCATTCCCTAGAGAACCGTTGTACGAttaatgctgaaaaaaaaaacatttttctgcAGCTCGCAGCTGACTATAACATTTCACTTGCCGCTGATCAGAACCAAATTTATCCCTACACAGCCTAATCAAAGaacaaattggcttctttagtggtgttgagataattccatattctgaatctgcatgccaaactgagccgaaatccaaattttcatcaattttggtgcccaggaacctatttaaaaagcaatttcagggtgtctactcatacctcaaaataaaattccctgagttttccagatttttccagatgaaattttgaaagttttgaattataaacttaaataaattataaaacaacccaaattttctaaaaattataaagggtgacttagggtatcatcggcaggtttgttctcttcgtcatgagggatttatgacggccaaattgcctgaaacttggtcatatccagcttggttgggaaggatttgatgttaACTCTaagttcaacaggtttaaaaaaaaaaaccatgacgaagagaacaaaactgccgaaaatacgtaagttcccctactcttcaaaaattgtttcaagatttctgagcataattcctgaaatttcttccaaagtttcttcctggctctccgcaggattctttcacacgagatatctgtttgagtacgtcccgatatttcttgcaaaggttttccgacatacttctagagattctcgctggattcctcctgaagatccatccaaaactattcaaagtttcttcaagaatgtcattggttgaacctcgtagccatgcggttagagtccgggtggatgagggttcgattcccgctccgagcgatgaaaatTTTCACATCTTATCCGTAatcactccgtgttaagtttcgttcaatcggtacagccgccggctaaagccagtgtccatgtctgttttagtggttttccgggacagctatccataaactattgaACTTTTCCGATAGTTCTCCGATATTCCTTTTGTTTTcttcgcggaacttcgtccgcaaCTGCTTTCAGGtatccatgaggttttcagatttcctccttggatgtccttaatatttcttctcgggattactattacctagaacttttttcgagatgtctcattttttctcaggtttttcctgaagttcatgacgagattttttcaataacactttgcggagtttttcgcaagattttatttgaattccctcgaatatttctccatgaagttcctataaggtatttcgtaagttatctcaggagacattctgaggaaaacccgttgaagaatccctgcaattactttgggagaaatccctaaaggagtatccagaatctcgggacaatttctggtaaagattccgggaagaattttgaataatgcatagaatatctgtaaaaactctcaggtggatcactgcaagaaatccggtacaactacaagaaactgcctggctctgaaagaatgcaagagaagaattcaatgagaaatatcagcaataactcctgtggaaatcccagaaggcactctggaaaaaaaatcttaggagaaaatccagggtaaattaaggttgaaggattcgtcattaacataatcgtcatcattgaaaatttgaaagcagttttctcgtttaaAGCTGAAGTTTCCCCagcgaaaatgtattcactgtatagCGGGTGcaaaatggagtacagtgaatactttTACAATGCAATCATTCATGTTTAAAGCGAGAATACTGCTTTCgttttttcaatgatgacggttaagtcaatgacgaatccttcaaccttaagaaaaactctgagatacatctcatgaccaacatcggaaggaatcttctgagagaagttccaggagatactctgagaaaaatctcaggtaaaacttcgaAATAAACCTCGtgaaaacttttaacaaattcctgtaggagactaggaagaacatctcgaagaaagcccaaagcaatggtttgaagatatcacaggaaacaaatgaaagaaatcttttgaggaactcttgcacttaattcgtgaaaactccttcagaaacccttggaggaactttagtagaaaccccaggaataactcctttagcaactctgaaagacattctgtgaagatcttctggggaagtcccaagaagaacaccggaaggaatcgggtaaaattttcgtgaggagtgccgaaagaaattccacgatttatcccggcagatattcttatagagtattcggggtaaattctggtggaaatcctacgaagatttccattcagcaaaacactggaggaactctgggaagaaatagcatgcccgtgaaaaactccaggagaaatcggttggaattcataaatcctggaaggaatccggaagtatacctttccagaaaaaaaataaaaggaataccaagaaaaatagcgtcaaaaatgcggaagtaATTTTATAagtaatcctgggagacattccaggaggtatttttaaagaagttccagaa contains the following coding sequences:
- the LOC109410291 gene encoding zinc finger and BTB domain-containing protein 14 isoform X4, which produces MDLCKRHMRDTDSQAGSGAEKYQLKWHSHQQNLNSSISFLYKNDRYADVTLITCNNEENFAIPAHKLVLGTSSTYFSNIFDKSTVPANAMMYIVLPPELTKRAIQTLVQYMYTGESTVSVDILNEVLRGGEILKIRGLWRNQAEATTNGDQQAPKDSPAARPRPERMSVDRIPLQELRVAQNPATAHDSPVIVTTNMTKSQTAQVPASSSAPTINVNKNVAIDPGERSGRIHNEHTRRIPSSTRISIVKPSSSSSSASAGTSHSIGTGGPQTMPEELNFLNVKEEPIEWSDVNADEISMDKTDMPMVKVEINETGNVAESSRSQEQIYSPLTCELCSETFTVPAEWVRHIESHTDPPHTVSKRRRRIEDDNDADVTAALKCDLCAMYFVTPAEWVRHVQSTHTETELAISNNSSFPRRNSKSIASDSQHAATSAAQQQEKTCSICKKSFPSYASMLIHKRTHTGERPFYCDICNKGFNVKSNLLRHMRTLHNHQGSQSPASGDSHGSD